The following proteins are encoded in a genomic region of Zea mays cultivar B73 chromosome 9, Zm-B73-REFERENCE-NAM-5.0, whole genome shotgun sequence:
- the LOC100278002 gene encoding uncharacterized protein LOC100278002: MAAVQPRVAPRRHRPPPLLVPPLPAAPSQEPVARPQLPCKRSRSDAVAVVAHGRKERVAESCCPSSRLDQLELVLLDDDSGDEDDGCGSCVDGAGGAGCGQDEDEEESGSRGVAVAWWSQDTGGGGRRSLWANGSIATEGGHLPTDGEHDDEDPTVAAARRQEEDRKFWEACLASGYP, from the coding sequence ATGGCCGCCGTGCAGCCGCGCGTAGCCCCACGCCGGCATCGCCCGCCGCCTCTGCTGGTCCCGCCGCTACCAGCGGCACCGTCGCAGGAGCCGGTTGCGCGGCCGCAGCTTCCGTGCAAGAGGAGCCGTTCAGAcgccgtcgccgtcgtcgcccACGGCAGGAAGGAGAGGGTGGCGGAGTCGTGCTGCCCCTCGTCgcggctggaccagctggagctgGTGCTGCTCGACGACGACAGCGGCGACGAGGACGACGGCTGCGGCAGCTGCGTCGACGGTGCCGGTGGTGCTGGCTGCGGacaggacgaggacgaggaggagaGCGGGAGCCGCGGTGTCGCTGTCGCCTGGTGGAGCCAGGACACCGGTGGCGGCGGCCGCCGCTCCCTATGGGCGAACGGGAGCATAGCGACCGAGGGCGGCCACTTACCCACCGACGGTGAGCACGACGACGAGGACCCTACGGTGGCGGCGGCGAGGCGGCAGGAGGAGGACCGCAAGTTCTGGGAGGCGTGCCTGGCGTCGGGTTACCCATGA
- the LOC103639134 gene encoding superoxide dismutase [Cu-Zn] 4A isoform 1 (isoform 1 is encoded by transcript variant 3) has protein sequence MVKAVAVLGSSDGVKGTIFFTQEGDGPTAVTGSVSGLKPGLHGFHVHALGDTTNGCMSTGPHYNPASKEHGAPEDENRHAGDLGNVTAGADGVANINVTDSQIPLTGPNSIIGRAVVVHADPDDLGKGGHELSKSTGNAGGRVACGIIGLQG, from the exons ATGGTGAAGGCTGTTGCTGTGCTTGGTAGCAGCGATGGTGTCAAGGGCACCATCTTTTTCACCCAAGAGGGAGATG GCCCTACCGCTGTCACCGGAAGTGTCTCTGGCCTCAAGCCTGGCCTCCATGGGTTCCATGTACATGCACTTGGTGACACCACCAATGGATGCATGTCAACTG GACCACACTACAATCCTGCGAGCAAGGAGCATGGGGCACCAGAAGATGAGAACCGCCATGCTGGTGATCTTGGAAACGTGACAGCTGGAGCAGATG GTGTTGCTAATATCAATGTCACCGACAGCCAG ATCCCACTGACTGGGCCAAACTCAATCATTGGCAGAGCTGTTGTTGTTCACGCTGATCCTGATGATCTTGGAAAGG GTGGGCACGAGCTCAGCAAGAGCACTGGAAACGCCGGTGGCCGTGTTGCTTGTG GGATCATTGGACTCCAGGGCTGA
- the LOC103639134 gene encoding superoxide dismutase [Cu-Zn] 4A isoform X2, producing the protein MVKAVAVLGSSDGVKGTIFFTQEGDGPHYNPASKEHGAPEDENRHAGDLGNVTAGADGVANINVTDSQIPLTGPNSIIGRAVVVHADPDDLGKGGHELSKSTGNAGGRVACGIIGLQG; encoded by the exons ATGGTGAAGGCTGTTGCTGTGCTTGGTAGCAGCGATGGTGTCAAGGGCACCATCTTTTTCACCCAAGAGGGAGATG GACCACACTACAATCCTGCGAGCAAGGAGCATGGGGCACCAGAAGATGAGAACCGCCATGCTGGTGATCTTGGAAACGTGACAGCTGGAGCAGATG GTGTTGCTAATATCAATGTCACCGACAGCCAG ATCCCACTGACTGGGCCAAACTCAATCATTGGCAGAGCTGTTGTTGTTCACGCTGATCCTGATGATCTTGGAAAGG GTGGGCACGAGCTCAGCAAGAGCACTGGAAACGCCGGTGGCCGTGTTGCTTGTG GGATCATTGGACTCCAGGGCTGA